Part of the Psychromonas sp. psych-6C06 genome, AAACATGCAATAACAACAACTTAAAGTTTGGCAACAAACTTGCTAAATAAGATGTAGGTATGAATTGATTCCAAACACAACACATAATTTTTTAATAATAATCACTTTTACTATTACAAGGATGAACATGATAAACACTAAAAGGGTCTTTATTGCCCTAATCACCTTATTGGCCTTAACCGGGTGTATGAACACCAGCCCTAACCCCGAAAACAGCCTTGCCTCTGTACATAGTGATACACTAGAAAATGGGCTTTCCTATAATATTTATGCCAAGCAAGATAGCTCTCAAAAAGTGCAGTTACGTTTATATGTGAACGCAGGATCTCTAAGTGAAACAGAAGAACAGCAAGGGTATGCTCACTTGCTAGAGCACATGGCCTTTAACGGTACTAAAAATTTTCCCAAAAACAAAATTATCGAGCTATTTGAAAAGTCTGGATTAACTTTTGGCCAAGATATTAATGCTTTTACAAGTTTTTCTGAAACAGTATACATCCTCAGCATTCCTGCAAATGATAAAAAACTACTCTCAGAAACACTCTTATATTTGCGTGATATTCTAAGCGACATTGAATTTGACCAAACAGAATTGATTAAAGAGCAAGGCGTTGTACAAAATGAATATCGTGTGCGCATGCCACAGGAGCCTCCCTACCATTTTGCTATTTTTGAAGATTACATCGCTGACAGTGTGTATCAGAAACACTTGCCAATAGGCACTATTGAAAGTGTTGGTAACAGTACAGAGAAAGCTGTTAAAGCTTTTTATAAACAATGGTATCGCCCCAACAACGCCAAACTATTAATCACCGGTGACGTTGATAGCCAACTAACTCAAAAGCTTATTGAAGAGACATTTTCCAGCATTGATAAATCAGATAATCAACAGCAACAAACAGTACCTGATGCACCTAGAATGAGCGAAGAAAGCATTGCCTTTTCTAGTAAACTAATCACCTTTTCACAGACGGATCTATTTTTTGAAATCCCCCAAAAAACACTATCTAATAGCGATCAATTAAGCGAAGCGCTGAAGTTAGAAATGCTAGATAAAATGCTTAACTACCGTTTAAATATACTTAATAGCGAAAGAGACGCCCCCTTTAGCGAAGTATCTTTTAGCTACCTGCCATTGCTAAACAACAAATCTTTTAAAAACCTTTCTGTTAATTATGAACAGGGCAACGACATTAATTCAATTGCCTTCATCGCTCAAGAGTTGGCTCGATTAGCACAACATGGTTTTAATCAAGCAGAATATGAACTACAGCTAGAAGCACTTCAAGCACAGCTGGCACAACTTAAAGCGAATTACCTTAATCAAACAGCCGCTGAAATAGCACAACAAGTTGTTGGTGCATGGCAAACCGGTGATCATATTTTTACTTTTGAGCAGGAACAGCAAGCTTATCAAACGGCCCTGGACTCTCTGACACTTGAAGAGATAAATCAACTAGCTCAACAACTCATTAATTTACCTAAAAAACTAACCCTGGCATATCCCTACGGTAGTGATCAGCCCGATTTATCGATGGTAGATAAAACCTTCAATGAGCATTTTAATGCTCAGGTTGCGAATACCACAATCAAAATTGAAAAAATGACATTGCCGGTAATTATCAAAAGCACTGCAATTAGCCCAATTAAAAAAGAGAAGTTTTATCCAGAAAAACAAATTACCCAATTATCATTGCATAATGGTGTAGATGTTTTATTACAACCTGACAGCAGCGTTCAAGATGCCATTACGCTAACATTTAGTGCTCCAGGTGGCTCGAATAGTTTACAAGGTAAGGAAATTGCGAGCAGTACATTATTAATCAATAGTTATGCTAA contains:
- a CDS encoding M16 family metallopeptidase, encoding MINTKRVFIALITLLALTGCMNTSPNPENSLASVHSDTLENGLSYNIYAKQDSSQKVQLRLYVNAGSLSETEEQQGYAHLLEHMAFNGTKNFPKNKIIELFEKSGLTFGQDINAFTSFSETVYILSIPANDKKLLSETLLYLRDILSDIEFDQTELIKEQGVVQNEYRVRMPQEPPYHFAIFEDYIADSVYQKHLPIGTIESVGNSTEKAVKAFYKQWYRPNNAKLLITGDVDSQLTQKLIEETFSSIDKSDNQQQQTVPDAPRMSEESIAFSSKLITFSQTDLFFEIPQKTLSNSDQLSEALKLEMLDKMLNYRLNILNSERDAPFSEVSFSYLPLLNNKSFKNLSVNYEQGNDINSIAFIAQELARLAQHGFNQAEYELQLEALQAQLAQLKANYLNQTAAEIAQQVVGAWQTGDHIFTFEQEQQAYQTALDSLTLEEINQLAQQLINLPKKLTLAYPYGSDQPDLSMVDKTFNEHFNAQVANTTIKIEKMTLPVIIKSTAISPIKKEKFYPEKQITQLSLHNGVDVLLQPDSSVQDAITLTFSAPGGSNSLQGKEIASSTLLINSYANSGLAGLSAQALNQKFISAKTEIMPFIDSNHHGFSMTTVNKDKSLQLLFSMLYTIMNDATIKPAVFTQEKKKLIENQKSFLAQPMNGSTIKVLNTLFPANPHQHIFTLEELASVQQSDVEALYTQLFSSSNGYKLTVVGDFDLDAMKTLVLQYVATLAGGELHTFDTTPQSLIQQASTINETTNPQDNASVSFISITNNPNKDIKAVYQADLMRRIITQTLNRVIREEFSLTYSPYVAVYDQQTGNAFTQVIIQATTKTDDAQKTQHLIEGIINDFITDGITPEQLADHQRGLIQGMLSNLNKSTDRQWLLHRDHLQGFELDSTTNAKEIVHNISLTDMNQFIKEYLDPSKTVKIINQPK